In Haliaeetus albicilla chromosome 2, bHalAlb1.1, whole genome shotgun sequence, a single genomic region encodes these proteins:
- the LOC138690736 gene encoding C-C chemokine receptor type 5-like yields the protein MENHTTDLGDLPLTTEFDYSDSAPCMGTEEKHFAAKLLPPLYSLVVIFGLTGNMLVVLILVKYKRLKSMTDIYLLNLAISDLLFIFSLPFWAYYAVHDWIFGEALCRILSGVYLLGFYSGVFFIILLTLDRYLAIVHAVFALKARTVTYGILTSAVTWAVAIFASVPGIIFHKTQKENSRYTCSTHYPSEQRNVWKQFLTLKMNILGLLIPMLIMMCSYTQIIKTLLQCRNEKKHKAVRLIFIIMIVYFFFWAPYNICILLRDFQGTFSIATCEGSSQLEKAIQVTETISMIHCCINPVIYAFAGEKFRKYLRSFFRKQIAFHFSKYCPVFYVDTAERASSTYTQSTGEQEVSAAL from the coding sequence ATGGAAAACCATACCACAGACTTAGGCGACTTGCCACTGACAACAGAATTTGACTACAGTGATTCAGCTCCATGCATGGGAACTGAGGAAAAGCACTTTGCAGCAAAACTTTTGCCACCGCTTTATTCTTTGGTGGTGATATTTGGCCTCACAGGCAACATGCTCGTTGTCCTCATCCTGGTAAAATACAAGAGATTGAAGAGTATGACTGACATCTACCTGCTCAATTTGGCAATATCTGATTTGctgtttatattttctctccctttttggGCTTATTATGCTGTTCATGACTGGATTTTTGGGGAGGCGCTGTGTAGAATTCTCTCGGGTGTCTACCTCCTTGGCTTCTACAGCGGCGTCTTTTTCATAATCCTGTTGACTCTGGACAGGTACCTGGCCATAGTGCATGCAgtgtttgctttaaaagctAGGACAGTTACCTACGGCATCCTCACCAGCGCTGTCACTTGGGCTGTTGctatttttgcttctgttcctGGGATAATATTTCACAAAACTCAAAAGGAAAATTCACGTTATACTTGCAGTACTCATTATCCATCAGAGCAGAGAAATGTATGGAAGCAATTCCTGACCTTAAAAATGAACATCCTGGGACTTCTTATTCCAATGTTAATTATGATGTGCAGCTACACACAAATTATAAAGACATTACTGCAATGTAGGAATGAGAAGAAACATAAAGCAGTCAGacttatttttatcattatgattgtctatttttttttctgggcacCATACAACATTTGCATTCTTTTGCGTGATTTTCAAGGTACATTTTCCATCGCTACTTGTGAAGGCAGCAGTCAACTGGAGAAAGCAATCCAAGTGACAGAAACAATATCAATGATCCACTGTTGTATCAATCCTGTGATCTATGCCTTCGCTGGAGAAAAATTTAGGAAGTACCTTCGTAGCTTTTTCCGAAAGCAGATTGCATTCCACTTCTCTAAATACTGTCCCGTTTTCTATGTTGACACAGCTGAAAGGGCTAGCTCCACCTACACACAATCGACTGGAGAACAAGAAGTTTCTGCTGCACTGTAA